In Xyrauchen texanus isolate HMW12.3.18 chromosome 14, RBS_HiC_50CHRs, whole genome shotgun sequence, the following are encoded in one genomic region:
- the fign gene encoding fidgetin: protein MQWTQEHAQWAEQHFDISSTTRSPAHNAEAYRGHLQRTYQYAWANDDISALTASNLLKKYAEKYSGILEGPSERALLCSYSESAQGLLNGHKSESEAWQEGIYPMSCSADVVSASKTGMTPTLPPPDVTASVGSSTGVASSLTKPSYSSSNCVNHTPGTLHSGIPSQEFASSYSGSYLHSTYSGGQSTPALPSPHPSPLHSAGLLQPPPPTLVPSYNASSPNLSSYNYPPAGYPSQTAVAPGYSPGGAPPPSAYLPSGIAAPTPLPPSTLPGYSYQSHSHAPIAPTPLNGCSANTLKRKAFYMTGQGDMESSYGNFNYSQQRSAQSPLYRMPDNSLVDSTRGNGFDRNADTSSLAFKPTKQSMPSDQQRKFSSQSGRALTPPSYGSSKGSLGSLRSGESFGKFGSPVLNDHGDDNRQHFSHSIGTAPSSSHPAEEQLKNSDASLVDMVTTEILQQTPPVDWSDIAGLEMAKATIKDEVLWPILRPDLLSGMAALPRSILLFGPQGTGRTLLGRCMASQLGAAFLLLSGSALVTKWLGEGEKIVQASFLVARCRQPSVVFISDVDLLLSAQLSEESPVNRIKSELFLQLDGVLSSPEEHVIVVCSTSKPEEIDESLRRYFVKRLLVPLPDATARHQIISQLLSQHNYCLSDKEVALLVQRTDGFSGLDVVRLCQEAMVGTLHGMSGADISGMMPGQMRPVSYQDFENVFCKIQPSISQKQLDTYTEWNKMFGCSQ from the coding sequence ATGCAGTGGACCCAAGAGCATGCGCAGTGGGCCGAGCAACATTTTGACATCTCATCCACTACACGTTCCCCCGCACATAACGCAGAAGCATACCGCGGACACCTGCAGCGGACCTACCAGTATGCTTGGGCCAATGACGATATATCTGCCCTGACGGCCTCCAATCTTCTGAAGAAGTATGCTGAGAAGTATTCTGGTATCCTGGAAGGTCCCAGCGAGCGGGCACTCCTTTGTTCATACTCTGAGAGTGCTCAAGGACTCTTGAATGGACACAAGTCGGAGAGTGAAGCTTGGCAGGAGGGGATCTACCCAATGAGCTGTTCAGCAGATGTGGTGTCTGCAAGTAAAACTGGCATGACGCCTACCCTGCCTCCACCAGATGTGACTGCAAGTGTTGGCAGCTCCACAGGAGTGGCGAGTAGCCTGACCAAGCCCAGCTACTCCAGCAGTAACTGTGTAAATCATACCCCTGGTACACTCCACTCTGGAATCCCATCTCAGGAATTTGCTAGCAGTTATAGCGGCTCATACTTGCATTCCACTTACAGCGGCGGACAGAGCACGCCAGCACTCCCATCCCCACACCCCTCACCTTTGCACAGCGCTGGGCTTCTTCAGCCTCCGCCTCCAACCCTGGTGCCCAGCTATAATGCAAGTTCCCCGAATCTATCCAGTTACAACTACCCTCCAGCAGGCTATCCCTCACAGACTGCAGTTGCCCCAGGCTACAGCCCAGGTGGAGCACCCCCACCTTCAGCTTACTTGCCCTCAGGCATTGCCGCCCCCACTCCCCTACCCCCTTCAACCCTCCCCGGGTACTCTTACCAATCCCACAGCCATGCACCAATTGCACCGACACCTTTAAATGGCTGCTCAGCCAACACACTGAAAAGAAAAGCATTCTACATGACGGGCCAGGGAGATATGGAATCCAGTTATGGAAATTTCAACTATAGCCAGCAACGTTCTGCCCAAAGCCCATTGTACAGAATGCCAGACAACAGTCTTGTTGACTCAACCAGAGGGAATGGATTTGACCGGAATGCTGACACATCATCGTTGGCGTTCAAGCCCACAAAGCAGTCAATGCCTTCGGATCAACAGCGAAAGTTCAGCAGCCAATCTGGCAGGGCGCTGACCCCTCCTTCTTACGGATCCTCCAAAGGCTCCTTAGGATCCCTTCGATCAGGCGAGTCCTTTGGGAAGTTTGGCTCCCCCGTTTTGAATGACCATGGTGATgacaacagacagcatttctccCACTCCATTGGCACAGCACCTTCGTCCAGCCACCCCGCTGAGGAACAGTTGAAAAACAGCGACGCAAGTTTGGTCGATATGGTCACCACTGAGATTCTGCAGCAGACGCCTCCTGTGGACTGGAGTGATATTGCTGGACTAGAGATGGCAAAGGCCACTATAAAAGATGAGGTCCTGTGGCCTATCCTGAGGCCAGACTTGTTGAGTGGAATGGCCGCATTACCTCGCAGCATCCTTCTCTTTGGACCTCAGGGCACAGGACGGACTCTGCTTGGCCGTTGTATGGCCAGTCAGCTTGGCGCTGCTTTCCTCCTCCTTAGTGGCTCCGCATTGGTAACAAAATGGCTAGGCGAGGGTGAGAAGATTGTTCAGGCCTCATTCCTGGTCGCTCGCTGCCGGCAACCCTCTGTGGTTTTCATTAGCGATGTAGATCTGCTGTTGTCTGCCCAGTTGAGCGAAGAAAGTCCTGTTAACCGAATCAAGAGTGAGCTGTTCCTTCAACTCGATGGAGTTCTTAGCTCACCAGAGGAACATGTTATAGTGGTATGTTCCACCAGCAAACCGGAAGAGATTGACGAATCTCTACGAAGGTACTTTGTAAAGCGCTTGCTTGTTCCATTACCGGATGCCACTGCACGACACCAGATAATCAGCCAGCTCCTCTCACAGCACAACTACTGCCTCAGCGACAAGGAGGTTGCACTGCTCGTTCAGCGAACAGACGGTTTCTCTGGCCTGGATGTGGTCCGACTTTGCCAGGAGGCCATGGTTGGTACTCTCCACGGCATGTCGGGCGCAGACATTTCAGGAATGATGCCAGGTCAGATGAGACCGGTGTCATACCAAGACTTTGAGAATGTGTTTTGCAAAATTCAGCCAAGCATATCGCAGAAACAACTTGATACATACACTGAATGGAATAAGATGTTCGGGTGTAGTCAGTAA